Within Sphingobium aromaticiconvertens, the genomic segment CGGTCGTGCGCGAAACCTATGACCCCAACGTCATCATCGTCGAAGCGCGTCGCCGCGAAGAAGACGTGCAGGATGTGCCTGCGGTGATCAATGCCGTGACGGCGGCCGCGATCGGCAACCTCAATTTCCGTGAATTTACCGAAGTGAAGACGCTGGCGCCGGGCCTTGACCTTTCGGTCAACGCCAATGGCATCGGCGGCAACGCCCGTCTGCGCGGCGTCAATTTCGATGCGAACGCCAGCGGCAACAACGGTACGGTCGAATTCTATTATAATGACGCGCCGATCTCGCCCGGCGTGATCCTTCAGCAGATGTACGACATCGGCCAGATCGAAGTGCAGCGCGGCCCGCAGGGTACGCTGCGCGGACGCGCCTCGCCGTCCGGCTCAATCACCATCACCACGCGCAAGCCCGATCTCAATGAGATTGGCGGCTTCCTGGACATGACGGGTAACGATATCGGCACCCTGAACTTCAAGGGCGGCCTCAACGTGCCGATTATCCCCGGCATCGCGGCAATCCGCGTCGCTGGCTTGTGGGACGAGAATGAAGGTGATCGCGTGCGGTCGATCTACAGTAATGTCAGCCCGCATTCGCGCACAAAAAGTGGTCGGGTCAGTGGCCTGGTCGAGCCTGCTGACTGGATCAAGCTGGAGGGTAGCTATCAATATATGGACCGCGACGCGCGGACCTATGACCAGGCGATTTCCTTTAGCGAAGTCAATCCGGCCGCTGCGCCCAGCGATGTGCTGATCACGGCCAAGGATCGCCTGTCGATCCAGGAAGAGCCGCGCACCATCAACCAGCGTTTCGACATCTACAACTGGCGCGCCGAATTTGCCGGCATGGGTCAGCGGCTGATCTATCAGGGGCAGCATTCAAAGCAGCAGTTGGTGTCGACCGACAATGTCGATGACGGCAACTTCTTCCCTGGTCGTGACATCAACCAGATCACCGATACGGTTGCAAAGGGTACTTCGCATGAAATCCGCCTTCAGAATCAAGAACGTGTCGCGGGCATGTTCGACTATGTCGTCGGCTTCTTCGACAGTAAGCTGAATCCACCGACGGCCCTGACTTCGCCGACGATCGTGCGTTTACCCACTTCCCTTGGCGGCGGCATTGCGCAGGTTGCGATTACCAATGTTTTGCGCACTGGTAACTCGCATGAGCAGTCGTTCTTTGGTAATCTGACCGCGCATTTGGGCGAAGCCACCGAATTGTCGGGCGGCCTGCGCCAGATCAAGTACAAGTCGCAAAACTTCCTGGCGGTGAACGGCAACACCATCGCGTCGGACGCGCAGGATGTGAAGAAGCTGATCTACAGCGGGTCGATCAAGCATAATTTCACGCCTGACCTGCTGGTCTATTTGAGCACCGGCAGTTCCTTCCGTCCCGGCATCAATGTCGTTGGCGATTTCAATATCGCGCAGTCGGCGCTGGAAAAATCCTTCCTCAACTTGCCGCCAGAAACATCCAAATCCTATGAAGCTGGCTTCAAGAGCACGTTGCTGGGTGGCCGTGCGCGTTTCAACATGACCGCTTATTATCAGAAGTATAAGAACTTCCCGTTCCGCGTGCCCAATAACGGCGTCTATTATGTGAACACCGTCGCCATTCGCAACGCGCAGGGCGTGGTGACTGGTACGGCGCAGCAGGTCGGTTCCTTCAACTTCGTAGGTGCGGTGCCAGTTACCGTGAAGGGGCTGGAAAGCGAACTGCAACTCGACATCAGCGATCGCTGGAATGTCGGCCTGACCGCCAGCTATTCGATCGGCAAGATCAAGAATGGCACGATCCCCTGCAATGACCTGAACGGCGATGGCGTCCCAGACGCGGTTGGCTCGGCACCGTCGTTGGCGCAGTTGCAGGCCGCCGTCGGTGCGAACAACCTGTCCGCTTGCGCGGTCAGCCAGCGCGCCGCCTTCCTGCCGCCCTTCACCGCGACCTTGCAGAGCGAATATAAGCTGCCGGTTACGGACAAGGTCGACGGGTTCCTGCGCGGGTTGGTCAACTATAGCGGCAAGTCGCAGGGCGATCCGGCGAACAATTTCGACAATGTCGGCGCGTTCGCTCTTGCCAATCTTTATGCCGGCATCCGTGATCCCGAGGGTGCGTGGGAAGTGTCGCTGTTCGCCAAGAATCTGTTCGACACGACCAAGGTTTTAACGCGCACGACGCCGCTGTTCACGCCTTATCAGCAAATCACTGGCTTCACGCCAACGGGCGCCACTACGGCGGCACAGACCTTCACCAGCACCTATACCGGTGCGACGGTCACGCCACCTCGTGAGTTCGGTCTAAACGTGCGCTTCTTCTTCGGTTCGCGGTGATCGCAGCGCCGCTCATATGACCTCCATGTCACTGAGCAAGGAATCGGCCGGGCAACCTTTGGGTTGTCCGGCCGATTGCATTTTGGCCCATTTTCCTGCCGCGCTTCTTCGCGGGAGCGATGATCGTGGGATGCTGCGATAGAAAGCCTGACCTTCGGTTGACTCTGGCGGCATGGCGGTCAGGGATGGGGGCGGTAGATCGATCGACCGACGGCTTGATAGTCTTGCCTGATGAACAGCGGTGTTGTTGATATGCGCGGCTACTTTCATCGGCAACCCCGCCTTGAATTTGGGGTTGCATATGAGGAGCGAGGACGGAAATCGACTATCAAATGAGGTGCGGCGCATGACGGAAATTCGCAAAAGACGGTCCCGGGACCCGGTGGCCACGCGCGAGGCGATCCTGGAGGCGGCGCGGGCCTTGCTGGCCAAGGATGGCCCGGAGGGCATCAGCCTGTCGGAAGTTGCGGCCCTGGCCGGAGTCAATCGCGGCACCGCCTATCAGCATTTCGAGACCCGCGAAAACCTGATCGCGGCAACCGCTGAATGGGTGTCCGACCGGATGTTCAGGGATGTCTTTGGCGATCCGGAGACGATTGGCGAACGCCGGGTAGAACAGGTTGATGTCGCCGACACCACCGATCGCGTGGCCAACTTTGCAATGGATAATCCCGAACTGTGCCGCATCTGGCTGCTTCAGTTGCTGGCGTCGCCCGATCCCATGGCTGATCCCTTCTGGCGCGAATATGAAGGGTCATTGCAGCGCTTCGCCGACAGCGACCTGGCGGAAGACGGTGTCGATGCCGAGGTGTTGTCGGTGCTGATGCTCGCCGGGGCGTTCCTGTGGCCGATATGGGCGCGTTCCCATGCGCGCAGCGAGGAAGAACGTCGCCCGCTTGCCCGTCGTCTGGCGCAGGAATGCCTGCGACTTAGCCTGTACGGATCGATGCGGGCCGAGCGTTTTCCACAAATTGCCGAGCGGCTGAGAGACGAGCGCCCTGAAAAGGCACCCGCCAAGGCTGCGTCGTCGTCATGACCGGCCGTCTCCGATTTTCATTCCCCTTTCTGTAAAAAGGACTGACCAGATGTTTTCAGCCATTGTGATCGACAAGACCGACGACAAGCAGAGCGTTGCACTGGCGCAGGTGGACGAGAGTCAACTGCCCGAGGGTGATGTCACGATCGACGTCGCCTATTCGACGCTCAACTATAAGGACGGGCTGGCCATCACCGGCTCCTCGCCCGTGGTTCGCAAATTCCCGATGGTGCCGGGCATTGACCTGGTGGGCACGGTGCGTGAATCGAGCCATGGCGACTGGAAGGCGGGCGACAAGGTCGTGCTGAACGGTTGGGGCGTGGGTGAAGGTCATTGGGGCGGCCTGTCCCAAGTCGCGCGGCTGAAGGGCGACTGGCTGGTGCCGCTGCCCGCCGCCTTTACCCCCGCACAGGCCATGGCGATCGGCACGGCGGGCTATACTGCTGCGCTGTGCGTCGAGGCGCTGGTCAATGCGGGCATCACCCCCGATCAGGGCGAGATTTTGGTGACGGGCGCGACCGGGGGCGTCGGTAGCGTCGCGGTGGCGCTGCTCAAAAAGGCGGGCTTCACGGTGGCCGGATCGACCGGCAAGGCATCGGAAACCGACTATCTCAAGCAGTTGGGCGCCGACACGATCATCGACCGCGCGGAACTGTCCGAAAAGGGCAAGCCGTTGCAGAAGGAGCGCTGGGCCGGTGTCGTGGATTCGGTTGGCAGCTTCACCCTCGCCAATGCCTGCGCCCAGACGCGCTATGGCGGCGCGGTCGCGGCGTGCGGTCTGGCACAGGGCGCGGATTTCCCGGTCACGGTCATGCCTTTCATCCTGCGCGGCGTGCGGCTGTTGGGCGTCGACAGCGTGATGGCGCCCAAGGCGCGTCGTCTGGGCGCATGGGAGCGGCTGGCCCGCGATCTGGACCCCGCGCTGTTGGGTGTGATCGCCCATGAAATCAGTCTGGGCGAAGCGGTGTCCGCTGCGTCGGATCTGCTGGCGGGCAAGGTGCGTGGACGCATCATCGTCGATGTGAATCGCTAAATAGCTGCCAGAACAAGGGACCGGAATGTCTGCAACACCGCTTTCGATCGTC encodes:
- a CDS encoding TonB-dependent receptor, with product MKTMSTYYLMGASVMALAAPMQVAAQDAAQPVVRETYDPNVIIVEARRREEDVQDVPAVINAVTAAAIGNLNFREFTEVKTLAPGLDLSVNANGIGGNARLRGVNFDANASGNNGTVEFYYNDAPISPGVILQQMYDIGQIEVQRGPQGTLRGRASPSGSITITTRKPDLNEIGGFLDMTGNDIGTLNFKGGLNVPIIPGIAAIRVAGLWDENEGDRVRSIYSNVSPHSRTKSGRVSGLVEPADWIKLEGSYQYMDRDARTYDQAISFSEVNPAAAPSDVLITAKDRLSIQEEPRTINQRFDIYNWRAEFAGMGQRLIYQGQHSKQQLVSTDNVDDGNFFPGRDINQITDTVAKGTSHEIRLQNQERVAGMFDYVVGFFDSKLNPPTALTSPTIVRLPTSLGGGIAQVAITNVLRTGNSHEQSFFGNLTAHLGEATELSGGLRQIKYKSQNFLAVNGNTIASDAQDVKKLIYSGSIKHNFTPDLLVYLSTGSSFRPGINVVGDFNIAQSALEKSFLNLPPETSKSYEAGFKSTLLGGRARFNMTAYYQKYKNFPFRVPNNGVYYVNTVAIRNAQGVVTGTAQQVGSFNFVGAVPVTVKGLESELQLDISDRWNVGLTASYSIGKIKNGTIPCNDLNGDGVPDAVGSAPSLAQLQAAVGANNLSACAVSQRAAFLPPFTATLQSEYKLPVTDKVDGFLRGLVNYSGKSQGDPANNFDNVGAFALANLYAGIRDPEGAWEVSLFAKNLFDTTKVLTRTTPLFTPYQQITGFTPTGATTAAQTFTSTYTGATVTPPREFGLNVRFFFGSR
- a CDS encoding TetR/AcrR family transcriptional regulator, with protein sequence MTEIRKRRSRDPVATREAILEAARALLAKDGPEGISLSEVAALAGVNRGTAYQHFETRENLIAATAEWVSDRMFRDVFGDPETIGERRVEQVDVADTTDRVANFAMDNPELCRIWLLQLLASPDPMADPFWREYEGSLQRFADSDLAEDGVDAEVLSVLMLAGAFLWPIWARSHARSEEERRPLARRLAQECLRLSLYGSMRAERFPQIAERLRDERPEKAPAKAASSS
- a CDS encoding MDR family oxidoreductase, whose translation is MFSAIVIDKTDDKQSVALAQVDESQLPEGDVTIDVAYSTLNYKDGLAITGSSPVVRKFPMVPGIDLVGTVRESSHGDWKAGDKVVLNGWGVGEGHWGGLSQVARLKGDWLVPLPAAFTPAQAMAIGTAGYTAALCVEALVNAGITPDQGEILVTGATGGVGSVAVALLKKAGFTVAGSTGKASETDYLKQLGADTIIDRAELSEKGKPLQKERWAGVVDSVGSFTLANACAQTRYGGAVAACGLAQGADFPVTVMPFILRGVRLLGVDSVMAPKARRLGAWERLARDLDPALLGVIAHEISLGEAVSAASDLLAGKVRGRIIVDVNR